One genomic segment of Rubeoparvulum massiliense includes these proteins:
- a CDS encoding SDR family NAD(P)-dependent oxidoreductase, which produces MTGRIILITGAGSGLGAELARQVAASGDYPILAGRSRDKLETVSATIPQPHQLVELDVTNDGITRVLQDLIKTNGRIDVLINNAGLGYFQPLQNLSLQQITEMMDVNYLGIVRMTRLLLPQMLAQQSGHIINIASAAGYVATAKGTGYAASKHAVIGFTHALQEELRRQPIHVSLVNPGPIRTPFFKRADPSGEYVERLKGWILEPEQVAKQVVRLIQQPKREVFIPRAIRWGYIAMLLFPRLYHRLVAPFVNRK; this is translated from the coding sequence ATGACAGGGCGTATTATTTTAATAACAGGAGCAGGAAGTGGGCTTGGTGCAGAGTTGGCACGTCAGGTCGCTGCAAGTGGAGATTATCCCATTCTAGCAGGGCGTTCACGGGACAAGCTCGAAACGGTAAGTGCTACCATCCCCCAGCCCCATCAGCTTGTTGAATTGGATGTAACAAATGATGGTATCACAAGAGTGCTTCAAGATCTCATCAAAACCAATGGCCGCATCGATGTATTGATCAATAATGCAGGCTTAGGATACTTCCAGCCTTTACAGAACCTATCTCTTCAGCAGATCACTGAGATGATGGATGTCAACTACCTAGGCATCGTAAGGATGACACGATTGCTCCTACCCCAGATGCTAGCTCAGCAAAGTGGTCATATCATCAATATTGCATCCGCTGCAGGCTATGTGGCTACTGCTAAGGGGACAGGCTATGCTGCGAGTAAACATGCAGTCATTGGTTTCACCCATGCTTTACAAGAAGAACTGCGACGCCAACCAATCCATGTTTCATTAGTCAATCCAGGCCCCATTCGCACCCCCTTCTTCAAGCGTGCAGATCCGAGCGGGGAATATGTGGAACGCCTTAAGGGTTGGATCCTTGAACCAGAGCAGGTAGCAAAGCAGGTAGTCCGCTTGATCCAACAGCCTAAGCGAGAGGTCTTTATTCCAAGGGCGATTCGCTGGGGTTACATAGCCATGCTGCTCTTTCCACGGTTATATCATCGATTGGTTGCGCCTTTTGTGAATCGCAAATAA
- a CDS encoding cell wall hydrolase: MAVVQATEKDVQLLARLIRAEAEGEGVQGMLMVGNVGVNRVRGDCLDFKPIRTIRQMVFQSPGGFEAVQKSYFYQRARPQEIKLARRVINGERIHPARHALWFFKPVGNCPAQWYDQWNSGRFKSHCFYIPVAVECPRVY; this comes from the coding sequence ATGGCAGTTGTTCAAGCAACGGAAAAGGATGTACAATTATTAGCTCGTCTCATCCGTGCCGAAGCAGAAGGCGAAGGAGTGCAAGGCATGCTGATGGTGGGAAATGTGGGTGTCAATCGTGTTCGTGGCGATTGCTTAGATTTTAAACCCATCCGTACCATTCGCCAGATGGTGTTTCAATCCCCCGGGGGCTTTGAAGCTGTGCAAAAGTCCTACTTTTACCAGCGCGCACGACCGCAAGAAATTAAGCTTGCACGGCGTGTAATCAACGGTGAACGTATTCATCCAGCGCGGCATGCCCTTTGGTTTTTTAAGCCGGTAGGAAACTGTCCCGCCCAATGGTATGACCAGTGGAACAGCGGTCGCTTCAAATCCCACTGTTTCTATATTCCTGTAGCTGTTGAATGTCCGAGGGTCTATTAG
- the gerQ gene encoding spore coat protein GerQ, whose protein sequence is MQQPFNMPRPNVGMPPVAPYFPTPVPMMPPGMMPPGMVPGTPMTPTPGFMPNFPVNPPPPGMTQPLPGQPTVPPMPSGQIIPGTMAPQVSPFIEQSYIENVLRANIGKKITAFMSFDSEQQTFTGIIEAAARDHFVLSDPVTGKRYLLLMVYLDYITSDEELNYIQIPFPEQVRPVPTR, encoded by the coding sequence ATGCAACAACCATTTAACATGCCACGTCCCAATGTTGGCATGCCTCCAGTAGCACCGTATTTCCCTACACCGGTACCGATGATGCCACCGGGGATGATGCCACCTGGCATGGTCCCGGGCACCCCTATGACACCAACGCCAGGATTTATGCCAAATTTTCCAGTCAACCCTCCACCACCAGGAATGACTCAGCCCCTTCCTGGTCAACCTACAGTTCCACCCATGCCCAGCGGACAGATCATTCCTGGAACCATGGCGCCACAGGTTTCACCATTTATTGAGCAGTCCTATATTGAGAATGTGCTCCGTGCTAATATTGGCAAAAAAATAACCGCTTTCATGTCCTTCGATAGTGAACAACAGACCTTTACCGGGATCATCGAAGCGGCAGCTCGTGACCATTTCGTCTTATCTGATCCAGTAACGGGAAAGCGTTACTTACTTTTAATGGTTTATCTCGATTATATCACCAGTGATGAAGAACTAAACTATATCCAGATCCCCTTCCCTGAGCAGGTCCGACCTGTACCTACCCGTTAA